In the Chlorobium limicola DSM 245 genome, one interval contains:
- a CDS encoding ATP-binding cassette domain-containing protein gives MNVVVDRLLGILDIEGPDWKGMPVRNELPMVAILPGTGFRIVYGYSEDGVWLVEGPDGNDRVTSIPDGSRFHALRHRSAHAHEGVKFLDVIKAVFASRKNIFLRAGTASVLSNVFTLFISFYSLQVYDRVIPTQGISTLIVLTVTVILIMLLDQIVKFARNFMMEGFVKDVDHEISHRLFFRLLSIRMDQFPPSVGSLASQVRGYDSIRMFASTATLYILFDVPFGIIYLLVMVAIAGPLVALVASVFFALSIITGLTFRKKIEENTEKAVVTSNKKLGVLVDSVDGAETIKTSGAWWQMVNLWDTLNHHVLENEGRTRFYTDMSNNFAGFMQQLSYILIVATGAFLAAQNKLTAGAIIACSILSSRVLAPIGMLPGLILQWGHAKVAYKNLENIYSLETDNHGIVKPLMPDSLRGEYDVRNIRFSYKEQNDAVAIDRLKISAGEKIGLLGVVGSGKSTFLKLLAGLYKPQSGQILLDSLNYQQVSRQVVSKHIGYVHQHVHLFAGTLRDNLTLGLTSVTDNRILEVSEMTGLNQLIANHPKGLDLQIAEGGSGVSGGQRQLIAVTRLLLAHPSIWLLDEPTASMDDRSEKMVISAFAKTIRPEDTMVLVTHKPVMLTLVDRLIIMNASGIVMDGPRDEVLSKLQNPQVQNVNTKKAVPSYA, from the coding sequence ATGAACGTAGTAGTCGACCGGTTGCTTGGCATACTTGATATCGAGGGACCTGACTGGAAAGGTATGCCGGTAAGAAATGAACTGCCGATGGTTGCAATTCTGCCGGGAACGGGATTTCGCATCGTTTATGGATACAGCGAAGACGGAGTATGGTTGGTTGAAGGACCTGATGGAAATGACAGGGTGACAAGCATCCCCGACGGGTCGCGTTTTCATGCTCTTCGTCATCGCAGCGCACATGCACATGAAGGGGTAAAATTTCTTGATGTGATAAAAGCGGTATTTGCATCCCGGAAGAATATTTTTCTACGCGCCGGGACCGCATCTGTACTCAGTAACGTATTTACGCTTTTTATATCATTTTATTCTTTACAGGTATATGACAGGGTCATTCCTACGCAGGGTATATCTACACTTATTGTGCTTACGGTAACCGTCATCCTGATCATGCTTCTCGATCAAATTGTGAAATTTGCGAGAAATTTTATGATGGAAGGATTTGTAAAAGATGTCGACCACGAGATATCTCACCGGTTGTTTTTCAGGCTTCTGTCGATCCGTATGGATCAGTTTCCTCCAAGCGTAGGCTCATTGGCTTCACAGGTTCGCGGCTATGATTCAATCAGGATGTTCGCCTCGACTGCGACCCTCTATATTCTGTTCGATGTTCCGTTCGGTATTATCTATCTGCTTGTTATGGTGGCTATCGCGGGGCCACTGGTTGCACTTGTTGCCAGCGTGTTTTTTGCGCTGTCGATTATAACCGGATTGACATTCCGAAAAAAAATCGAGGAAAACACCGAAAAGGCCGTAGTTACTTCTAACAAAAAACTTGGGGTTCTTGTAGATAGCGTTGATGGCGCTGAAACGATTAAAACCAGCGGGGCATGGTGGCAGATGGTCAATCTTTGGGATACACTTAACCATCATGTTCTTGAAAACGAAGGGAGGACTCGGTTTTATACGGATATGTCAAACAATTTTGCCGGTTTCATGCAGCAGTTGAGTTATATCCTGATTGTCGCAACCGGAGCATTTCTTGCTGCACAAAACAAATTAACAGCAGGTGCAATCATAGCCTGTTCTATTCTGTCGAGCAGAGTGCTTGCGCCGATTGGCATGCTGCCGGGACTGATTCTTCAATGGGGTCATGCAAAAGTGGCATACAAAAATCTGGAGAACATCTACTCGCTTGAAACGGATAATCATGGCATTGTAAAACCGCTGATGCCCGACAGTTTACGTGGAGAGTACGATGTTCGAAATATCAGATTTTCCTACAAAGAGCAGAACGATGCGGTTGCAATTGATCGTTTGAAGATCTCCGCAGGTGAAAAGATCGGCTTGCTCGGCGTGGTGGGGTCGGGCAAAAGCACATTCCTGAAGTTGCTGGCCGGCTTATACAAACCGCAATCCGGTCAAATCCTTCTGGATTCGCTCAATTATCAGCAGGTTTCGAGGCAGGTTGTATCGAAACATATTGGATACGTGCATCAGCATGTGCACCTGTTTGCTGGAACTCTGCGGGATAATCTGACGCTTGGTCTGACTTCCGTTACGGATAATCGTATCCTCGAGGTGAGCGAAATGACCGGCTTGAATCAGCTGATAGCGAATCATCCGAAAGGACTCGATCTGCAGATCGCCGAAGGCGGCTCAGGCGTATCCGGGGGTCAGCGACAGCTCATTGCCGTAACGAGACTTTTGCTTGCACATCCATCGATCTGGCTTCTTGACGAACCTACAGCATCCATGGATGACAGATCGGAAAAAATGGTCATCTCGGCGTTTGCCAAAACCATAAGGCCCGAAGATACGATGGTTCTGGTCACGCATAAGCCGGTCATGCTCACGCTTGTCGATCGGTTAATTATCATGAATGCTTCCGGCATTGTCATGGACGGTCCCCGTGACGAGGTGTTAAGCAAACTGCAGAATCCTCAAGTTCAGAATGTCAACACAAAAAAGGCTGTACCGTCATATGCTTAA
- a CDS encoding HlyD family efflux transporter periplasmic adaptor subunit, which produces MLKSLSEIFQRQAKSSLIIIAAGIITFISIIWASFAKIEEVTHTTGLVIASSRNQVIQSAIDGIIQSIPVQEGQSVQKGMVLANLERTQAEAAQYDSFGKVAALEAALARLHAEVLGRPLEFPENVRAYPQFIENQTELYQRRKAAIDSEIRTLQESLRLAKEELSMMAPLLESGDVGKIEVIRLQRQVAELTGQINMKRNKFFQDAQQEMTKYEEDLSTQKQLLAERSFVVGKLDVRAPVTGIVKKIHLTTQGAKVRPGDIVMELLPTEGNLIVEGKLKPSDIGFVKPGMAATVKVDAYDYSIYGVLHGKVSYISPDAITEQTPQGEALYYRVHVKLTDESTSQSKISLANLQPGMTVGIDIRTGSKTVLQYLTKPITKVFGESLRER; this is translated from the coding sequence ATGCTTAAATCGTTGTCAGAGATATTTCAGAGGCAAGCAAAGTCGAGTCTGATTATCATTGCCGCCGGCATAATTACCTTTATTTCAATCATTTGGGCATCTTTTGCGAAAATAGAAGAGGTAACCCATACGACAGGACTCGTAATAGCAAGTTCCCGCAATCAGGTCATCCAGTCTGCTATTGACGGCATCATTCAGTCAATTCCCGTTCAGGAAGGTCAGTCTGTTCAGAAAGGTATGGTTCTTGCCAATCTTGAACGAACTCAGGCCGAAGCGGCACAGTATGATAGTTTCGGCAAGGTTGCGGCCCTCGAAGCGGCACTTGCCCGACTGCATGCTGAAGTGTTGGGGCGTCCTCTGGAGTTTCCTGAAAACGTGAGGGCATATCCGCAATTCATTGAAAACCAGACCGAGCTTTATCAGCGAAGAAAAGCGGCGATTGATTCCGAGATCAGAACTCTGCAGGAAAGTCTGCGTCTTGCAAAAGAGGAACTGAGCATGATGGCGCCATTGCTTGAAAGTGGAGATGTCGGCAAAATAGAGGTTATCCGATTGCAACGTCAGGTAGCAGAGTTGACCGGCCAGATCAATATGAAGCGGAACAAGTTTTTTCAGGATGCCCAACAGGAAATGACGAAGTACGAAGAAGATCTCTCGACACAAAAGCAGCTTCTTGCCGAGAGATCGTTTGTGGTCGGAAAACTTGATGTTCGCGCACCGGTCACCGGCATTGTAAAAAAAATCCATCTTACGACTCAAGGGGCTAAAGTGCGTCCAGGCGACATCGTTATGGAATTGCTGCCAACAGAAGGGAATCTGATTGTCGAAGGAAAATTGAAACCCAGCGATATAGGATTCGTGAAGCCCGGTATGGCGGCTACAGTCAAAGTAGATGCTTACGATTACTCCATATATGGCGTACTGCATGGCAAGGTATCATACATAAGTCCCGACGCGATTACCGAGCAAACTCCGCAGGGAGAAGCTCTGTATTATCGTGTTCATGTGAAGCTCACTGACGAGAGCACATCGCAAAGCAAAATATCGCTTGCAAATCTGCAACCGGGAATGACGGTTGGCATTGATATCAGGACGGGCAGTAAAACCGTGCTGCAGTATCTGACGAAACCCATTACAAAGGTTTTCGGTGAATCGTTACGTGAGCGATGA
- a CDS encoding oligosaccharide flippase family protein, whose amino-acid sequence MNRNRSASRNRLIAGQAGISYGGFIFGQAVRFAFNMAVARMLGEESLGVYALALAVMQIVETFGVAGYDAAAVRYVNIYQAEGRKASDAAGLAIRSALFMSLVPALLVMLFSAPLARLLGGDTASLGVSASLGGSASLGGGGGGTLLHFALLSYAVAVPFNVVATVAGHALQGHRDLVPKIVATQIIAPVAMLALTLLLALVDAPGPALLVPYTAASVLSCLWIWRQLRLKTGTGIREVLGAPADRRMKAFAFPLLGVSLVSMIAYWLDILLLGMLGGPVLSGLYQPAARTAGLLRALLPAFSGIAAPLVAALQAGDESAETGRLYRLVTRWMVLLVTPATLFLMVLPEPVLLLFGPRFSASAPALALLAAAAFAQSFGGIAGTVLSMAGHARVTFLNALAALAVQVVLSVLLIPLYGTAGAAAASLGAMLLLSALRFLQVSRVLGVSSFSAALWKPAAAGAGSAILLWLCRPWLLGLGPAVAALTGVVIASAVYLALILLLRLEAEDRELILGKH is encoded by the coding sequence ATGAACAGGAACCGATCCGCAAGCCGGAACAGACTCATCGCCGGACAGGCCGGCATCTCCTACGGCGGATTCATTTTCGGCCAGGCCGTGCGCTTCGCCTTCAATATGGCGGTGGCACGAATGCTTGGAGAGGAGTCGCTCGGCGTCTATGCCCTCGCGCTCGCCGTCATGCAGATCGTCGAGACCTTCGGCGTGGCGGGTTACGACGCCGCCGCAGTGCGTTACGTCAACATCTACCAGGCGGAAGGTCGCAAGGCCTCGGACGCAGCGGGGCTCGCCATTCGCAGCGCGCTTTTCATGAGCCTTGTTCCAGCGCTGCTCGTCATGCTTTTTTCAGCGCCGCTCGCCCGGCTGCTGGGTGGCGACACCGCTTCGCTTGGCGTTAGCGCTTCGCTCGGGGGTAGCGCTTCGCTTGGGGGGGGCGGCGGCGGCACGCTTCTGCACTTTGCGCTGCTCTCCTACGCCGTGGCTGTGCCCTTCAACGTGGTTGCCACGGTTGCGGGCCATGCGCTGCAGGGGCACCGCGACCTCGTGCCGAAAATCGTGGCCACGCAGATCATCGCACCCGTCGCCATGCTCGCCCTCACGCTGCTGCTCGCGCTTGTCGACGCTCCCGGCCCGGCGCTGCTCGTGCCCTATACGGCGGCCTCCGTGCTCTCCTGCCTCTGGATCTGGCGGCAGCTCCGTCTGAAAACCGGCACCGGCATCAGGGAGGTGCTCGGCGCGCCGGCCGATCGCCGGATGAAGGCTTTCGCCTTTCCGCTGCTCGGGGTCTCGCTCGTGAGCATGATCGCCTACTGGCTCGACATTCTTCTGCTCGGCATGCTCGGCGGCCCGGTACTCTCCGGCCTCTACCAGCCCGCCGCGCGCACTGCGGGGCTGCTCAGAGCCCTGCTTCCGGCATTTTCCGGCATCGCCGCCCCGCTCGTGGCCGCCCTGCAGGCCGGGGACGAGAGTGCCGAAACCGGAAGGCTCTACCGCCTCGTCACCCGATGGATGGTGCTCCTCGTCACTCCCGCCACGCTCTTTCTGATGGTGCTGCCCGAACCGGTGCTGCTGCTTTTCGGGCCCCGATTTTCCGCTTCCGCTCCGGCGCTCGCGCTGCTTGCCGCAGCCGCGTTCGCCCAGTCGTTCGGCGGTATCGCCGGAACCGTGCTCTCCATGGCGGGCCATGCACGGGTCACCTTTCTGAACGCGCTCGCCGCGCTTGCGGTGCAGGTGGTGCTCTCCGTGCTGCTCATTCCGCTCTACGGCACCGCCGGTGCGGCTGCGGCTTCGCTCGGCGCCATGCTGTTGCTCTCCGCGCTCAGGTTTCTGCAGGTGTCGAGGGTGCTCGGCGTCAGTTCCTTCTCCGCCGCGCTCTGGAAACCAGCGGCGGCAGGGGCAGGCAGCGCCATATTGCTCTGGCTTTGCAGGCCGTGGCTGCTCGGGCTCGGCCCGGCGGTTGCGGCGCTCACCGGCGTCGTAATCGCGTCCGCCGTTTATCTTGCCCTGATCCTGCTGTTAAGGTTGGAAGCAGAGGATAGGGAGCTTATTTTAGGGAAGCACTAA
- a CDS encoding glycosyltransferase: MYWGRVAARMPCSLRFYDANDDHLAFPGSSSWLPDYLSRYLERCGLVFSVSPELTARLPIPSTVRCVELGNGVEYDHFATPLPDAPPELAAFAAEGGPLLGYAGAMDWIDTELLQETAAAYPHSRIALLGPAYDRTWQDRNRALLELPNVHWFGRIDYRELPAWVQRFDLALMPLLRDPLKRASHPNKLYEYAAAGVPVLAIEYCSALGAARGVIHIAGTPGEFVVMVPEALRDVRRAERQAFAREHSWDALAARMQSELLRASEREAG, encoded by the coding sequence GCCAACGACGATCATCTCGCCTTTCCCGGCTCTTCTTCGTGGCTGCCGGACTACCTCTCGCGCTACCTCGAACGGTGCGGGCTTGTCTTTTCGGTCAGTCCGGAGCTGACAGCAAGGCTTCCGATTCCGTCAACCGTCCGTTGCGTCGAACTCGGCAATGGCGTCGAGTACGACCACTTCGCCACGCCTCTTCCGGATGCGCCGCCCGAACTTGCCGCGTTCGCTGCGGAAGGCGGCCCGCTGCTCGGCTATGCCGGCGCGATGGACTGGATCGATACGGAGTTGCTCCAGGAGACCGCCGCAGCGTATCCGCACAGCCGGATCGCGCTGCTCGGTCCCGCCTACGACCGCACCTGGCAGGATCGGAACCGGGCGCTTCTTGAACTGCCGAACGTGCACTGGTTCGGCAGGATTGACTACCGCGAACTGCCCGCATGGGTGCAGCGGTTCGATCTCGCGCTCATGCCGCTGCTCCGCGATCCGCTCAAAAGGGCGTCGCACCCCAACAAACTCTACGAATATGCCGCGGCAGGCGTGCCGGTGCTGGCCATCGAATACTGCAGCGCGCTCGGCGCGGCCCGCGGGGTGATCCATATCGCAGGCACGCCCGGCGAGTTCGTGGTCATGGTGCCCGAAGCGCTCCGCGACGTCCGCAGGGCCGAACGGCAGGCTTTCGCCAGGGAGCACAGCTGGGACGCGCTTGCCGCCCGCATGCAGTCCGAGCTGCTTCGCGCATCGGAAAGGGAGGCCGGATGA